The Photobacterium toruni genome includes a region encoding these proteins:
- a CDS encoding lipopolysaccharide biosynthesis protein BplA has protein sequence MDYQNKQAARASFTDILKTKPSLEPLADSQVMQGVNIFQGLALEFALNKLERARQEGYSSTALNRGSILALAEGKQYIPRKPLPSRGPISIENKSEYPSGLPAHYPLISENQVHYMLVDAVAIDSHTTKITDVIQVEKLSLYFTIEQEKPFIEFLFGREISRQTHQFNVFVDQGDGYYKEWVIAPRFRNVNGRDAVFDEFYSHTDQIGIRFGNNIFGLIPKANSKVKVDLWLTKADIKLMPKQPLTPLYPENADDKLEFVTIGGIIGGTEAESTEEIKVNSLYYELYDDNHVFDDDYSFFIKRHYPGVLWCKVWGESEQEEMEGRMDEQWVNRVFVALYSPTDPNIAQKVEKTLKTVIPQLNRRYSLMPPEEVSFIAKIEGKIKRDIMLSDARKAIIKVLSDNYHKNSVNRKEKALKRDLYRSMNNLNIFASEDDIYIELVGTTEPQNLKQMVSIDFDASLAFLNLPTSITY, from the coding sequence ATGGATTATCAGAATAAACAAGCAGCTCGTGCTAGCTTTACGGATATTCTCAAGACAAAACCAAGTCTTGAACCATTGGCTGATAGTCAAGTAATGCAAGGTGTAAATATTTTCCAAGGCTTAGCCCTTGAATTTGCTCTCAATAAACTTGAACGAGCAAGACAAGAAGGATATTCAAGCACAGCACTTAATCGCGGCTCTATATTAGCGTTGGCTGAAGGAAAACAATATATACCTCGAAAACCACTGCCAAGTCGTGGTCCTATCAGTATCGAAAACAAATCAGAATACCCATCAGGTCTACCTGCTCATTATCCATTGATATCAGAAAATCAGGTACATTACATGCTGGTAGATGCTGTTGCTATTGATAGCCATACCACAAAAATAACAGATGTAATTCAAGTAGAAAAGCTCAGCCTGTACTTTACAATAGAACAAGAAAAGCCATTTATTGAATTTTTATTTGGTCGTGAAATAAGCCGTCAAACACATCAATTTAACGTGTTTGTAGATCAAGGAGATGGGTATTACAAAGAGTGGGTTATTGCGCCAAGGTTCAGGAATGTAAACGGAAGAGATGCAGTATTTGATGAGTTTTACTCTCATACAGATCAGATTGGCATCAGGTTTGGTAACAATATATTTGGCCTTATCCCAAAAGCTAACAGTAAAGTCAAAGTAGATTTATGGTTAACAAAAGCTGATATAAAATTAATGCCTAAGCAACCACTTACCCCTCTATATCCAGAAAATGCAGATGATAAATTAGAGTTTGTTACAATAGGGGGCATCATTGGAGGAACGGAAGCTGAAAGTACAGAAGAAATTAAAGTGAATTCATTATATTACGAACTCTATGATGATAATCACGTCTTTGATGATGATTATAGTTTCTTTATAAAGCGACATTACCCTGGTGTTCTTTGGTGCAAAGTGTGGGGAGAGTCAGAACAGGAAGAAATGGAAGGACGGATGGATGAACAATGGGTTAATAGAGTTTTTGTTGCGTTGTACTCACCTACCGATCCTAATATTGCGCAAAAAGTGGAAAAAACACTTAAAACAGTGATCCCGCAACTTAATCGTCGATATTCTCTTATGCCACCAGAAGAAGTAAGTTTTATCGCTAAAATTGAAGGGAAAATTAAACGAGATATTATGTTATCAGATGCTCGCAAAGCGATTATTAAAGTGTTGAGTGATAATTATCACAAAAATTCCGTTAACAGAAAAGAAAAAGCTCTAAAACGAGACTTATATAGATCAATGAATAATCTGAATATTTTTGCTAGTGAAGATGATATTTACATTGAGTTAGTAGGCACAACAGAACCGCAAAACCTCAAACAAATGGTTAGCATTGACTTTGATGCATCATTAGCCTTTCTAAATTTACCCACCAGCATTACTTACTAA